The genomic region TGTATGCAATTCAGTATTTTATATCCTTTTGTCATGTCCCTTGTTATGTCTCCTTTTTAAGGTAAATAATTCCCATCTTTTTAATCTATTAATATGAGAGTGATTAAGGGCATGCAAAAATTCTCATCAACTTTCTCTGAAGCCCTTCCTGTTCTGCAGTATCCcctttgagatagggtgaccgaTGCTACACATAGTATTCCAGTTGAGGTTGCACCATTATTTTTATAAAGGCATtgttatattctctctcttctccatcccattcctcaTATATCCAAACATCTTGTTTGTTTGACTGCAGTTACTCATTGAACAGAGATCTTCATTGATCTGTCTACAATCACACCTCCGTCCCTTTCCTGAGCTGATAGTTAATTTGGAATTCTGTAAGGGGTCTTAGTAGCTCATTTCCCCCCCTTCAGTGTTCATTATCACTATATAACTCCATCTGCCCTTGTGTTGTCCTTAGGGAGGTCCTTCTGAAGTTGCACAGTCTGCAATTTTGCTACCACACTGCTCACCCCCCACTTATTAAATACCACCAGACCAATATAGAACCTCAAGGAACCTTGCTTTTAAACATTGCCATAATGAAAGTtgattgaccatttattcctccaGTTACCTGTCTCCTAGCCAGTTTTTGATTCATGGCAATATCTTGCATCTcttatataacttttttttagCATTTCTTTAACAAGTCCCTCACAAGAGGCTATTAAAGGCCTTCTAAAAGTCTAAATAAATTGTCAGCTAGTTCTCCTTTATCTACTACTTTACTGACatgtcaaagaattctaatagattagtgagacaTCTTTGCAGAAACTGTGCTGGATAGACCCTAccatgtgttttattattttaattttaatcatCATTACAACCAATTTACCAGGTACAGATGTAAGATTTTAAAGTATGAGTCCCTATAACTTCAGCTGAAGAGACAGGGTAACTCTATCCTTGCTGTTCCCCTATCCCCATGCATGTATATTCAGAGAGGAAGATGTCTCAGTACTAATCCTTTATCCTTGCCTCACCCACTTCTTCTGTGATGGTAAATATTCTGGAGAAAGGAGGGAGCACAGGGTACATATACACACTGCAATAAAAatcccatggcagcaagtctccCTTCTTGGAATTTCAGAGcatgggctccagccccagcctgaacatctacacttttatcgcagtgtagatgtacctcaGTGTTCTGCTACCTGGAGCTGTGATCTCCCCTACTGAGGTGTGGTAACCCTGAGAGTCTCACTCTATCCTTATCACATTACCCTTATCTTCAGGTCCACATTCCTGCTTCAGAAAGGGCAGCCCAGcagttctgctcccactgaacggATCCAGTGACTTTCTTCTGGAGTACCCATGTCACCATTCCAAAGCACCAGGACCAAGTCCCATGGTTCTGCCCTTTTAGAGTTTAAAAGGTACCAGAGGGGAACGAAGAAATCTTGAAACAGAAGTTTAAATCTGCTGCACTCACACTGGAAACCAGAGAAAGGGAGGCAGATTATGAAGGTCATTGAGaggaaaatattttcttgtttaaaaactggatgtgcactaAATTTTGATTCAATTGGAGAAATGTTGGTGAATGTAACGGGAAATATTAAGAGAATGAGAGATCAAAAACTCCACATAATACGCTCATAAAAGAGTAAGAGGGAGATGCAGGAAAAAAGTTATCAACCAAAACCAATCATAACTATCAACAAAATCACCACACCCATATGCATAAGCATAAAAACATTATCCAGCAGTATTCAACTCTAACATGCATAAGAGCAATCATATTTTAGGTTCACTGTTTTTTAGATATCAGGAAATCCCTATTCTTTGAGAGAGCTATGCACAGAAATTTGAcatgagggaggaaggaaggaacccTGCATGCCCTAAGCAGTAGAATACAGCTGACATTATTTTAGCAACTGAAATCCATATTTGTGAATCTAGATGTGGAAGGGGTGTGGAGGTCCCAATTTATCCTGCAGTTGTCAGCGTTCCAACTGTCACTATCTCCCGAGATGCAGCGAGGTTTAAACCTTGTGTGTGTTCTCACTTAGTTTATTAAATGACCTTTTAACTTTTGGTTTTCTGAAATTAtagatttaacattttttttaaataactgataCCATTTATCACattattgttaaatatttataGACAATATATGATTGGGTGATGTAGTCTGAGTTTGGCATGGCTTTATTACTCATAATGTAATCCCAAGCAAATGAAGATAAACCCTTTAATTACCAAAATCTCAGCCATCATTTTatgtacttttttttgttttcaataacCAAGTTATATACTAAATAGAATCAATTTTAACAAGTTATAAGATCTGATTACGGTCCAATCTTCATTACACTTGTGAGCCATTGCCAAGATCAAGTTAAGGCATACAAATCGTGTAAACAGTTTCCCTAACAAGGCTGTTACCATAATAGAAGCAGGTCCTAAGCGTCAGTGGCTACTGGCCCTCAGAAGCAGAGAGACTGCTTTTGAGGCCAACAAGGAGCTATATCCTGTATTGTTTCCCTTTTTGGCCTGAGTGGTTTGCCAGTATTTGGGGAATTGCTAGGTTGTTTtcattagaaagagagagagattatatgacccaggtatttctttggtgcaatcctgtttatttacaaagaatgtacacaaagttctgtttccctgatcactgaagaaagaaaacatgaggcagtttccttgctcagaaactCAAGTCTGCCTTTTCAGCAAATTCTGTGCCCAAAAGAAGCTTgtgctctttctttctctctctctgcttcccctcaggGCCATGctcactctgcttctctccctggcTGCGGGCTTTccatctctggcctggtctgcacttaagTTCTACCCTTGAGTgccatagctatgtcaacctaaccccctgtgtaggtgcagctaggttgatggaagaatacttgcattgacctagctaccattgcTGAGGGAAGTGGAGATCCTAAACTGATGGAAAAACTCCCTCTGATGCTGTAcaaagtgtctacactacaggactATAGCAGCAAAGTTTGATGCCTTTATGCTGCTATTATACTGTTTATAACTGGCCTCTCCTAAAGTGGCAATCTGTGGTCCTGTCTAGCTTGATTCATGAAAACTGTGTCAGGGGACATACTGAACTGAATGTACCTCCTGATGTTCACATGTTCAAGTTCCTCCCAATCTTAATGAAATGCGTGTCAGCCAAAGAAGAGTGCTAACGGAGCCATGGTCCCAAGACAGTAGATTTTCCTCACATAGCAGCTCTGTTCCAGAGCTCAGTCAGGTGAGATGCGCCAGATGACAGGACCATTTCGCTTACAATTACCCCATCTCTCTAAGAAGGCCCTTTTGAACTCTAACTGGAGGAGATCTTCCCAATATGATGGTAATGGAGTTGCTTCCAACAGCAATAAAGGAGTCTTTACTCCCCACTAAAGAGCTTTGAAAATATTCCCAGCCTTCCTATCTCTGTTCCTTGTGTCTGTGGAGGGTGATTATGCCATTTCTTGTACAGTATGCACTCTTTTCTGGCTTACTGCACAGCTCCATAGCACAGTTGACTAACAAGGCCAGAATTAGACATCTGAGACCTCTTCTTTCACTACTCAACTTTGCAGATGCCTCTGTGATGCTTTGGGATTCAagccagaccagtaaggggttgtgtcccaacctgccctgtaaccctgggtgcctctgTGCTGTGCAGTTTTGGCTCAGACCCCTGATACCaacagcctgcttccagcacactaACCTCACACTAGCTTCCACCAGCttggttactccttgcagggtgacaccaatAGCCCTTCCAGTTGCGTGTTTCCCCAAAACAGTTTTCTCTGCAGTGCTCAACACCTCTCACTCTAGCACTCATAAAACCTTATCAAGTTCACTGCTCCTTTAAAGACACAGTACACAGCACTAGCCTGAGAATTTtactctttggcctggtctacactacgactttaatttggatttagcagccttaattcgaattaaccctgcacccatccacacaacgacgccatttaattcgaaataaagggctctttaaattgatttctgtactccaccccgacgagcggagtagcgccaaaatcgattttagcatttcgaattagggttagtgtggccgcaattcgatggtattggcctccgggagctgtcccagagtgcaccattgtgaccgctctggacagcaatctgaactcggatgcactggccaggtagacaggaaaagccccgcgaacatttgaatttcatttcctgtttgcccagcgtggagagcacaggtgaccactgatagctcatcagcacaggtaaccatgcaggccaataatcgaaaaagagcaccagcatggaccatacgggaggtactggatctgatcgctatatggggagaggattcagtgctagcagaacttcgttctaaaagacgaaatgccaaaacttttgaaaaaatctccaaggacatgatggagagaggccacaatagggactcagatcagtaccatgtgaaagtcaaggagctcagacaagcctatcaaaaaacaaaggaggcaaacggtcgctccgggtcagagccgcagacatgccgcttctacgacgagctgcatgcagttctagggggggcagccaccactaccccacctgtgaccgtggattccgggtcagggatagtctcatcagctacacctgaggattctgcggatggggaagaggaggaggaggaggaggaggacgagcttgcagagagcacccagcactccattctccccaacagccaggatctttttctcagcctgactgaagtaccctcccaagccagtatccaagaccatgaccccatggaagggacctcaggtgagtttaccttttaaaatataaaacttgttttaaaagcaagcgttttttaatgattactttgccctgaggacttgggatgcattcgcggccagtacagctactggaaaagtctgttaacgtgtctggggatggagcggaaatcctccagggacatttccatgaagctctcctggaggtactccaaaagccttgccacaaggtttctgggcagtgcagccttattccgtcctccatggtaggacgcttgcagcaagtaatctggtatcattgcctgacaaagcctggcagcgtatggtcccggtgtttgctggcattcaagcaacatccgttctttatcttgctgtgtaatcctcaggagagttatattgctcatggtaacctggttgaaatatgggaacttaattaaggggacagatgtggccgttcctactgggctgtttgcctgtggctgaaaagaaatccttccctgcagttagccaagcgtggggggggggggggaattggccctgagcttttcgcgtttggctagcagggatcttccctgttaccagccacgcggtggggggaggggtacagcgatcatcccagagaattcatggtgggagggggggcaggggggttagtttggttcctgcagggatcttccctgataccagccatgtggtggggggagggataaagcgatcatccagagaattggatggggggggtggttagtttgttttctgctgctgctgaatgttaacaggaaaaccacagcactcaacgggctttgcttggtatgtgggaaaggaaggcacagaagccgaaagacaatggcttaccatggccgcatgcaagtcgaattctgttgcctggacctgtgatctctagcagcaaagccacaggcactcaatattaagaggcaaaatgcgaccttgcacagaaatcacatgtgctatgtaatgtgaatagtgttggtcaccgtgaaagagtataagcattgttctgcaaaatgtatctttttaaaaaattctctctttttttcccctccctacagcagctgcaaattcttcaagcctccctcctccgtcccgaaggctatcacagataaggcgtcggaaaaagaagacgcgagacgagatgtttgcagaaatcatggaatccacccgcagtgacagagctcatctgaatgagtggaaggacacggtttcaaagtataggaaagaagccagtgaacgtgaggacaggagagaccaacgtgaggacaggagagacgctcgagatgagaggtggcggcaggaagatcagaggaggcaggatgcaatgctggggctgctgcgtgagcaaacagacatgctccggcgtctggtggagcttcaggaacggcagcaggaaaacggagtgccgctacagcccctgtataaccccgctccccatgttccatatcctcctcacccagacgtgtaagaacgcgggggggcggcggggggggctccgtacaccttcccattccaccccagtggacagcccaagcaaaaggccgtcatttttttaacctttttttagtggccttttccttcccaccgatcctcctcccaaaccccatccgggttccctccctctttttataatctattaataaagaataaatgatttttaaacgatagtgactttatttggtttgaaagcaagctgggggaagggggagggtgggttccttacagagaatgagtcaataaagggggcgggttttcatgaaggagaaacagatatttcacactgtagcctagccagtcatgaaactttcaaagcttctctgatgcacagcgcttcctggtgtgctcttctaatcgccctggtgtctggctgcgtgtaatcagcagccaggcgatttgcctcagcctcccaccctgccataaaggtctcgccattactttcacagagattgtggagcacacagcaagcagaaataacaatggggagattggtttggctgaggtctgagcaagtcagtaacgatcaccagcgaccttttaaacggccagatgcacattctaccaccattctgcacttgctcagcctgtagctgaacagctcctgactcctgtccaggctgcctgtgtattgcttcatgagccatggcattaaggggtaggctgggtccccaagaataactattggcatttcaacatccccaatggttattttctggtccggaaagtaagtcccttgctgcagccctttaaacagagtagtgttcctgaagacgcgagcatcatgaacccttcccggccagcccacgttgatgttggtgaaacatcccttgtgatccacaagtgcttgcagcaccattgaaaagtactccttgcggtttatgtactgggtaccctggtgctccggtgccaagacagggatatgggttccatctatcgccccaccacagttagggaatcccattgcagcaaagccatccactatgacctgcacatttcccagagtcactacctttcgtagcagcacctgagtgattgctttggctacttgcatcatagcagcccccacagtagatttgcccactccaaattgattcccgactgtctggcgttgcaagcttccacagggctatcgccgcgcgcttctcaactgtgagggctgctctcatcttggtattctggcgtttcagggcaggggacagcaagtcacaaagttccatgaaagtgtccttacgcatgcgaaagttctgcagtcactgggaatcatcccacacctgcaacactatgcggtcccaccagtctgtgcttgtttcccttgcccagaatcggcgttccatggatagaacctgctccattaacaacatgatctccaaagcaccggggcccgcggtttgacagaattctgtgtccgtgtccatgtccatgtcctcatcacgcttgtcgctgcgctgccgccgccgctgcctcctcgcctcgtttttctggtcctggctcagcataaactccacgagaacgcgcgaggtgtttacaatgttcatgactgctgtcttgagctgagcgggctccatgcttgccgtggtatggagtctgcagtgttcacccaggaaaaaaggcgcgaaatggttgtctgccgtccgttgctttcatgcagggagggagggaggggtgaggctgtacccagaaccacctgcgacaatgttttttgtcccatcaggcactgggatctcaacccagaattccaatgggcgcgggagactgcgggaactatgggatagctatgggatagctacccacagtgcaacgctccagaaatcgacgctagccctggtacttggacgcacaccgccgaattaatgtgcttagtgtggccgcatacattcgactt from Chrysemys picta bellii isolate R12L10 chromosome 6, ASM1138683v2, whole genome shotgun sequence harbors:
- the LOC135972474 gene encoding uncharacterized protein LOC135972474 — encoded protein: MQANNRKRAPAWTIREVLDLIAIWGEDSVLAELRSKRRNAKTFEKISKDMMERGHNRDSDQYHVKVKELRQAYQKTKEANGRSGSEPQTCRFYDELHAVLGGAATTTPPVTVDSGSGIVSSATPEDSADGEEEEEEEEDELAESTQHSILPNSQDLFLSLTEVPSQASIQDHDPMEGTSAAANSSSLPPPSRRLSQIRRRKKKTRDEMFAEIMESTRSDRAHLNEWKDTVSKYRKEASEREDRRDQREDRRDARDERWRQEDQRRQDAMLGLLREQTDMLRRLVELQERQQENGVPLQPLYNPAPHVPYPPHPDV